The stretch of DNA AAATGATATAAAAACCTACAACACTTTGCAATTTTAGGCTCCAGGATTAGGGCGGGACGGGCCCTACAGGCACCAGCCCTCTAGCGAAGATTTCGTAAAGCGGGCCTATATAGCCTAGAATGGCCAGGGCTATAGTCACTACTATCCAGAACCTAACCTCCTCTAGAATGTACTTGCCGTTCTCTATCCTACCCGGCGTCGTCTCGTCGAAAGCTAGCACCCTCTCACCCTGGGGGACGCTAACCTTCTTCCCGAAGAGCAGGGTAGCAGCTATCAAGCCTACAAGAATCACGCCTGCAATCCAGAACACCATGCCGCCAATGGCGCCGAGCTGCAGCCAGGGGATCCACTCTGTTGGCGCCAGACCACCGTACAGCAGCTCCGAGGTCCTGCGAGGCGCCCCCATTACGCCCGCCACATAGTAGCCTATGCTAAAGAGGTACTGTCCCACAGTCCACATGTAGAATGCAGCCACAGCCAACCATGGAGCAATCACCTCCCTCTTCATCATCTCCCTTGCCAGCAGGAGCATGGCGGCCATGAATGTGAGGGCTGACGCGCCCCCCACCGTAGTGTGGAAGTGGCCGACAATCCATGTGGTGTTATGAACAACCGTGTTCAGCTGGAAGCTAGCATTTATAATGCCCGTTATACCGCCGTTTGCGAAGAGTATTATCGGGAGCATCAGCCCTGAGAAAGCTAGGCTACCCCAGGGGAGCTTGAAGACCCAGCCCACCAGGCCCCTGCCGCCTCTCATCCTGCCCGCTCTCTCGAGCGTCGCCAGTATGTTGAAGGCGGTTAGCATGCTGGGTGTGGCCACCACGAACGTGACCAGCGTGTGGACTAGCTTGAAGAACGGGCCTATACCTGGGTCGACAAACTGGTGGTGGAGGCCTACGGGCGTGGAGGCTATCATGTACAGTATGTAAGCCACCTTAGCCATGGTCTCGCTGAATAGCGGCACACCCAGTATCCTGGGTATGGCGTAGTACCATAGTGCGACAGCCGGTAGTAGCCAGAAGTAGACGAGGGGGTGGCCGAACCACCAGAATAAAGTTCTAGCTAGGAGCACGTCGACCTCCATACCGAAGAGCGACATAGGGACTAGGAGCAGCAGGACCTCGAGAGCTACAGGAGGCGTTGCAACAAGCCATATAACCCAGGCGGTTAGGATGCCGTATGTTGCCACAGGAACTTTCAGATCGGGGTTCTCCCTCCTGAACTTTAGCACCAGGCGGAAGAGGTCGAACATGAACACCCAAGAGCCCACGATGAGGAGAGCAGCTCCTATGTAGAAGAGTGGGTTAGCCTTAAGGGGAGGGTAGAAGGTGTAGAGGACTTTAGCCTGCCCCGAGAGTATTGCTACCGCCGCTAGCACTGTGCCCAGGAGTGCCAGACCGAGGGAGAGGTTTAGAGCTAGCCTGCTGAAGTTGGTCTTCAGCTCCCTCGACACTATAAACGCCGAGATGCCCATTATGAAGAATGTGGTAAACACGATGGCAAGAACCACGCCGTGCCCCGTCAGAGCAGTGTAGTAGGTCGAGTCGCTGACCGGGTCGGGAAAGTTCGGAGTCCTCTTGAACA from Aeropyrum pernix K1 encodes:
- a CDS encoding cbb3-type cytochrome c oxidase subunit I; translation: MSGGKVSFSAEDRFTKVTMLVAFLMLPLGGLFGILQLFKRTPNFPDPVSDSTYYTALTGHGVVLAIVFTTFFIMGISAFIVSRELKTNFSRLALNLSLGLALLGTVLAAVAILSGQAKVLYTFYPPLKANPLFYIGAALLIVGSWVFMFDLFRLVLKFRRENPDLKVPVATYGILTAWVIWLVATPPVALEVLLLLVPMSLFGMEVDVLLARTLFWWFGHPLVYFWLLPAVALWYYAIPRILGVPLFSETMAKVAYILYMIASTPVGLHHQFVDPGIGPFFKLVHTLVTFVVATPSMLTAFNILATLERAGRMRGGRGLVGWVFKLPWGSLAFSGLMLPIILFANGGITGIINASFQLNTVVHNTTWIVGHFHTTVGGASALTFMAAMLLLAREMMKREVIAPWLAVAAFYMWTVGQYLFSIGYYVAGVMGAPRRTSELLYGGLAPTEWIPWLQLGAIGGMVFWIAGVILVGLIAATLLFGKKVSVPQGERVLAFDETTPGRIENGKYILEEVRFWIVVTIALAILGYIGPLYEIFARGLVPVGPVPP